A stretch of Raphanus sativus cultivar WK10039 unplaced genomic scaffold, ASM80110v3 Scaffold0156, whole genome shotgun sequence DNA encodes these proteins:
- the LOC108816323 gene encoding probable serine/threonine-protein kinase At1g09600, with amino-acid sequence MGCICATARTPTAAVANNELLNSSKSTLHLISHPPSSSSSLSKKEGSFTRPSSVSSITVVANGHPVARRPSSTSSDRNSNKPVATVGAPSRNHSRRVTAMQVVQQSGRLTGNKTETAEWPSWLASVAGEAIKGWVPRYADSYEKLDKIGQGTYSSVYKARDLETGKVVAMKKVRFVNMDPESVKFMAREILILRKLDHPNVMKLEGLVTSRLSGSLYLVFEYMEHDLAGLAATPGIKFSETQIKCYMQQLFRGLEHCHRRGILHRDIKGSNLLINNEGVLKIGDFGLANFYKGDGDLQLTSRVVTLWYRAPELLLGATEYGPAIDLWSAGCILTELFAGKPIMPGRTEVEQMHKIFKLCGSPLEDYWKRATLPLATSFKPSHPYKAVLAETFSHFPASALTLINKLLAIEPERRGSAASALRSEFFTTEPLPADPSNLPRYQPSKELDAKLRNEEARKLRAEDKKRRRGETVTSGQPRDVKTAQTPELTAAGQSKVTCISHKFKTDEEGGTGFRIEPPRRGGSQQNGHAQASSVVHPSVADTEWNRGGSIRRQTNAELKSRIVQTGNLSGDSCRGGSNRDYSAGNAPMKNRIVYSGPLMPPGGNLEEMLKEHEKQIQHAVRRARVENYG; translated from the exons atgggATGTATCTGCGCCACCGCCCGTACTCCAACCGCCGCCGTAGCCAACAACGAGCTCTTAAACTCCAGCAAGTCCACCCTTCATCTCATCTCTCATCCTCcatcgtcttcctcttctttatcCAAAAAGGAAGGTTCTTTCACACGTCCCAGCTCTGTATCTTCCATCACCGTCGTGGCCAATGGTCATCCAGTGGCGCGTCGTCCCTCCAGTACCTCATCTGATCGAAACAGTAACAAGCCGGTGGCTACCGTTGGAGCTCCGTCCAGGAACCACTCCAGAAGAGTCACGGCTATGCAGGTGGTGCAGCAGTCAGGGCGTTTGACCGGAAACAAAACCGAAACCGCTGAATGGCCATCTTGGCTGGCTTCTGTTGCCGGAGAAGCCATCAAGGGATGGGTTCCTCGCTACGCAGACTCATATGAGAAGTTAGACAAA ATTGGACAGGGGACTTACAGCAGCGTGTACAAAGCAAGAGACCTTGAAACGGGGAAGGTTGTGGCTATGAAGAAAGTTCGGTTTGTGAATATGGATCCAGAGAGTGTTAAGTTTATGGCAAGGGAGATTCTCATCCTCCGCAAGCTTGATCACCCTAACGTTATGAAGCTTGAAGGTCTAGTCACCTCTAGACTCTCGGGTAGTCTCTACCTTGTCTTTGAGTACATGGAACATGACCTCGCCGGTCTAGCCGCAACTCCTGGAATCAAATTCTCTGAAACTCAG atcaaGTGCTACATGCAACAGCTGTTCCGTGGTCTGGAACATTGTCACAGACGAGGCATCCTCCACCGTGATATCAAGGGATCGAACCTCTTGATTAACAACGAAGGTGTTTTGAAGATTGGTGATTTCGGTTTAGCTAATTTTTACAAGGGTGATGGAGACTTGCAGCTGACAAGCCGCGTTGTAACCTTATGGTACAGAGCGCCTGAGCTCTTGCTCGGTGCTACTGAGTATGGACCAGCCATTGACCTGTGGAGTGCAGGCTGCATTCTCACCGAGCTCTTCGCTGGAAAGCCTATTATGCCAGGACGCACAGAA GTGGAGCAGATGCACAAGATATTCAAGCTGTGTGGTTCACCTTTGGAAGATTACTGGAAGAGAGCAACTCTACCACTTGCAACAAGCTTTAAACCGAGCCACCCTTACAAGGCTGTTCTAGCTGAAACCTTCAGTCACTTCCCTGCATCAGCTCTGACCCTCATCAATAAGCTACTTGCAATAGAACCTGAGAGACGTGGCTCAGCTGCTTCTGCCTTGAGGAGCGAA TTCTTCACCACGGAGCCACTCCCTGCTGATCCATCAAACTTACCTAGATACCAACCAAGCAAGGAACTTGACGCTAAGCTTCGCAATGAAGAAGCAAGAAA ACTAAGGGCAGAGGATAAAAAGAGAAGAAGGGGAGAGACTGTGACTAGTGGACAACCAAGAGATGTTAAAACTGCTCAGACACCTGAGCTAACGGCCGCAGGGCAGTCCAAGGTCACGTGCATAAGTCATAAGTTTAAAACAGACGAGGAAGGTGGAACCGGGTTTAGGATTGAACCACCTAGAAGAGGGGGGTCTCAGCAGAATGGCCACGCTCAGGCTTCTTCAGTGGTTCACCCGAGTGTTGCTGATACAGAATGGAACAGAGGAGGAAGCATCAGAAGGCAAACTAATGCAGAGCTGAAGTCTAGGATCGTACAAACAGGAAACTTGTCTGGTGATTCTTGTAGAGGAGGTTCCAACAGAGATTACTCAGCC GGAAACGCGCCGATGAAAAACAGAATCGTTTACTCAGGACCGTTGATGCCTCCTGGTGGAAATCTTGAAGAGATGCTCAAAGAGCATGAGAAGCAGATCCAACATGCTGTCCGCAGAGCTCGTGTCGAAAATTATGGGTAA